gggagacgccggcggcgaaggccgcggcgatgaaggcATCGCTGAGCACGAATCCAGCTTTGAGGTGGAATATCCGCAGGTTGATCCGCGCGATGATGAGGCAGAGCGCGATGGTGATGAACAACCACTCGACGGCCTGGTGATGAAGGTGAAGTGGTTAGTTCAAGCCATGATAAGCCCCACATGCATAAGAAGATTGTCGAAAAAGGAACCGTAAACACAAACAATTAACGCCTCTGCCGGAATGCCTCTCATCTTCTACCGGATGGCCGATGAAGGCTCAAGATCCAGACTGTCGTAGTAGCGTGTGATGAACAGGGAATTTTTTTATataagaaaagaaaaaggtaGAAACCCTGCGGACGCAAGATCCTGGACCAGAGTTTAGACGGAAAGGAAGCTGTCAGAAACGACGACCCGCCTCCCGAAGGCTTCGTGTAACCCTTTAAAGAGAGGGTTGCGCCAATACTTGTGTGCTTGCTACTTTGCTTGTGGCTTTTGCCTCCGCATGGAGGAGGACATCGGAAAGTTCGATCGCGCATCGGACGGCGCTAGGCCGGAAGCATACGGCGATGGGACTATCAAGCCTAGCCACTGAGCCATTGTGCGGTAGCTTTTGCGGCCAGCGGGAGCGTTTGGCCCAGGGCCTCTTAAAAGAGGGCATGTCGGGCATGGCTGGGCGCTCTAGACTGTCGGGAGAATGTGAGACAAGAAgcgccccccctccctccccctccatgAGTCGTTAGGGAGCCCCATCATGGTCTGCTTCAAGTCATGGAGCTTGCAAATAGCGAGATCCATCATCCGCTAGTGCCCACTCTTGTCTGGTTCTGAGCGGCCTACATTCGTCTCTCGCCTGGTGTATTCTCCGCCGAGTGTGGTATATCGGGAGCCTCGATGAATGAAGAGCTGACTTGGGCCGCAAGGTCGACGCCCGCCAAAGGACAGCCAAGAAAGCCAGCGCTTTGTTCAACTTTGTGTCAGACCTGCCTACGCattcggggaggggggactcGAACACGGAAATGATGAATGCGGTGGTGGCAGACACCAGTAAACCCAAGATTCTTTGGCGATCAGCCGGTCATTGTAATTGGGCTGTCACCACACAGCTGGACCCGAGAACATGGGCAGGAATGAAGCTAGAATCGCGCTCCCATTCTCTTTCGTGCGCAAGGAATGGCCCGGACTATGGCACCATCCATCCCGGATACCCGTTCCtcgggaagggaagggaagggcgGTACGTGAGATCACTTTACGCGGGGCCTGGACTTTAGAAGCTTCTTTTTGTACGACAACCCGCATGCTGCTTCTGTGGCAACCGTTGTTGCAGTGGAGACGTCTTTGGAAGTGCGGCTGGTGTTGGACAGTTTGTGTAAAGGCTGCGCTGCCAGAAGGGTTGTTATGACTAGCGGCCCGGAATGTTTGACGGATGTCTCGTATCTGATAATGCCCCTGCTGCTCGGTTCTTACTGGGTTGGGTATGGCAGATTAAAAGTTCAGAAATGAATCTTTGGCAAGCTCGTCAAATGATTTCACTTGTTCCGCTTTTagccaagggggggggggattctATGATATAAAACGAGAGATATCGAGATATCTAAGACGCAGAGCTTGCAGAAACGTTGGACATCTTCTACAAAGGGCTTGCACCTCGAAAGTGTGAGGGGCTGGTCTCGAGCAAGAGATTCCCAGCATGGCCTATCAGATGACGAGGGAGTTTGAGCATGGAACCACCTCAAAAGAAAATGTTTGCCTCTGCTTGGGGTAAATCATATCGTTCAATTTGACTATCCCAACCTTGGTTTGGAGGCCCTACTCGACCAACTTGAGCGTGAACTCCTTCACAAGGATGGAACCGCCCAGGGACTTGGTAGCATAgttgaagacggcgaagCGGAACGCCAAGAAGTACTGCCATCTGTTGTGGCACCAATAATCGGGCCCCAGCTGCGTGAAGTTCTCTCCGTCGGTGGAGTAGAGCAGCTGGGCCGGGTTGTCCGCCTCAACCCCGAAGGTCGGGTGCAGGTCCGCGACGATCCGCAGGTAGACGTCCGAGGTCCCGTCGGCGACCCCGGACAGGTCAACGCTGCACCCGCTCGCCGTGGCcacgacggtgccgttggaGGTGGTCTGCCAGCCGGCGCTCTCGGGCGCGAGAACGTCGTGGACGGCAACGAGCTTCAGGGAACTGCCCTCCTTCCGGAAGCCGATGTAGGCCGATTCGTCGCGGAAGATGGAGACGCCGGCCACATCGCCGTCCGCCATGTTGCCGACGTTCAGGCGGAACGTGCCGCTGCTCTTCGGGCCCAGGATGCGGTGGGCGAGGGTGTTGCGCGCGCTGTAGAGGTCGTCGGTGACGGTCGCCGTGCGGAGCGtcaggccgccggcgcccagcTCCCAGGCCGAGTTGTCGGGGTTGTGGTTGAACGCCCACTCGGGCGAGAGCCTGGGGCCGGCGAAGCTGTCCGTGTactcgccggcggcgtcgaccttcTTGTCGGTCTGGACGGGCATCGGGTACGTCTTgccccagccgccggcctcgtccgtcaCGATGTGCGGCCAtccctcctcgtcccagGTCAGCGGCGCGAGGACCGGGATGCGGCCGCTGGGATACGCGTCCAGGAAGGACATGTACCACCAGTCGCCGTCGGGGGTGTCCACGATGCCGCCTTGGTGCGGCGTCCCCGAGTGGGGAATCGGCGAGGCCATCCTGTCGAGGACTGTGCGGTTGGTGTACGGCCCCCACGGGCTATCTGCTTTCAGCACATgttggccgtcggcgggctTCGTCAGCCAGATGTAGTAGCTTGAGCCGATGTGATAGAAGCGGGCGCCTTCCAGGTATCGTACAGGGTCAACCCAAACAACCTAggccgccggcaaggccgtcagcaaaaaagaaaattGGCTTCTAACAGGGCCGTCGGCAGGGGGGTCCGGGGGCGCAATACCTCGTTCCTGACCGGCTTCAGTCCGTCGGGAGAAAGCTGGGCAACGCTGATGTTGTACCTCCCATATGCCACGTAcatggtgtcgtcgtcgtcgaccaaCACTCCCAAGTCATAGAAACACTCGTCGATCGGCGGCTGCGCAGTCCATGGCCCGGCCGGGTCGCTAGCCGTGAAGATCCAGGTCTTCATCTCTCCGGACTGGATGCATCCATACCAGTAGAAGAGGCCGTTGCTCTCGCGATACTGCAGACTGCTTGCCCAGATGCCACCGACGTAGGCGCGCGACGTGCCGTTCAGGTAATACTCGTCTCCAAAGATGAGTTCGGGGACCGAGTTCCCGACAAACTCCCAGTCGACGAGGTTGTAGCTCTTCAGTACAGGGGCGCCGGGGGAGTAGTGCATCGTCGAAGCCGTGTAGTAGTACGTGTCGTTGACGCGGATGACCTCGAGATCGGCCAAGTCCTGCCACAGGACCGGGTTCGAGAAGGTTTGCTGCGCTACGGCCAAGGTGGCCGCGGCCATCGGCAGGACTGATGACAGGTGCAGCTTCATGTTTTTTGAGTCCCGTAACCCTAAACAGATGGATACATCGCAGCTTCTTCACCAGAACATCCTTCTCCGAGCCCTCTCTTTATACCTATAACCAGCTACTCCGGCTCGATGACATGACGATGCTCGGCTTCTCGCGAACCTCGGGTTTCCCCTCACCAACGACACGAATCTGCAGGAACGGGAATATAACGCCAAGTCGAACTCGCTTGCGCACAAATAAGGCGCTGTTGCGAGTGCCGAACCTGGCTCAATGACGAGTTCCAATTGGTGCGCAAGGCCTGGAGGGGGGTGGTTGATCTGGAGGCGGCTAaaggtggaggaggttggGGATGTAACTGATTGTATGCGGAGAAGGGGTAGGGGAAATCCCGTTGCGATCGACAGTCAAGGGGAAGATCATCGGCATGTTGCATTCAAAACATACCCGTAGTCGATGAATATAAGCTGAACGTAGTTGTGTAGCCTCAAGCTGCTTGTTTGTCCATCAACTGGTACCATGGAGTTTGATTGGATCACCCCAAGATGGTAGTGGCATAGCTGCACAGCCGTTGAACGAACCTAAAGGATGCTTGAATGGTCTGAGAACCAAGTTTGACCAAGATGTTCCAGAACAAGCTGACTTCCTCTTTCTTTGACTGTTGACTGCTGAATTGTCAGGTAGTTGTGCACTCAAACTAACGGCCAACCAATCGTATTCACATATGGGCCTAAATCAAAATACCTCGGCAGCAACAGAGAGTTTCGTACTTTGCAGCTGTATCACACTCTCAGCCTCTGAATCTCTTCACCAACCGACCAGTCAGGAGCCTTTATCAGTATTTTTCTGAAGCTATAAAACTTCGTCTAAAGACACGAACAGATTCGGACTTATAGACTGCCCAAACATCTTACCCGAAGGCTTTGGGTTTtttgcgtgtgtgtgtgtgtgtgtgtgtgtgtgtgtgtgtgatgaCCAACTACTACCGGCGCTTTGTGAGCACTGACAACCCAACCAAGTCGTAGGTGTAGCAGTTGTAATTCGACTGTCGATGCCACTAAATGACACCAAACTACACGTTTGCACGGCCTGGTTAGGACCCTGAGTAGCATTGTCAAACTCCCCAGAACTGTGTAGAATAGCGGTAAACTGGTAGTCTGTGACAACACATATAATTAAACGCCAGTGAGAGGCCTAAAACCACCAAAATTTGGAGTTGGTTGGTAATTGGAGCAAGTGTTGATGGCCAAAAGATCGTATCAAAATTGACTCGCAGGCTGCAGCCGCAGGTCTGAACCACGGGTGCATCGGCTTCATACAATTGTTTTTTTTTCGAATGCGGGAAAAGAATACTCAAACTGTTGGCAATTCTTCGTTTCGAGAATTAAAGTCGGCGGAAGTTGAGATCAAAGCATAACAACTGAGAACTAAAGCTGGCCTCGGGACTAGCATCGGTCATGTGTTGTTTACGTCATGTGTCAGGGAGGCCTGCAAGTAAACCTCCAGTAGCGGCGGAACTTACAGAGTCATTCACAGGAAAGTATCGCTTGAGAACAGAATCACTAAAGGGGAACCGGACTTTGTCCGGTGGTGTAATAaacggggggaggggtctTACCATTGCTGCTCATTTCGCCAAGTTGGGTCTGATAACTAACTAGTCAGACCCATCACTTGGTTAACATTGAAGAAAGGCAATAGTCACCTCGGGCAACGTGACATGATAAACGAACAACTTCCGGCGCAGGGAGTGTCCTGCCGGACGTAAAGCTTGGTAACCATTGCCACCCGAAGGCATCCTCAAAATAGCATCGACCGCGCGATGAGTCTGTGAAACCACGAGAACTTTCCTGTAGGAAACGAGAGAGTTGACAGCAAGATGCTGGTTATATAAATGCAATGTAATATCAAGATGAATGTTCAGGTGCAGAATGAGGAAATCCGATGCGCTCAAGCCTACGTTTGGCCCCTTTCTGGTCCATACGAGGTTACATTGCCCCTTAGCAACGTTCGTTTAGGGTACCAAAGCCGCGGAGACGTGGTCCCGGTACCAGCGAGCACCGCCTCTCCTATTGTACATGGAGACTTGGTCGGGGGATCCAGGGCACTTGGGCAGGGTGGCTTGGGTTGGGGTGAATGTGGAGGTCTCCCCGGCTCCTCAGGCAAAGTCTGGGCTGGCCGTACGATGCTGATC
The DNA window shown above is from Colletotrichum destructivum chromosome 2, complete sequence and carries:
- a CDS encoding Putative glycoside hydrolase, family 43, concanavalin A-like lectin/glucanase domain superfamily; protein product: MKLHLSSVLPMAAATLAVAQQTFSNPVLWQDLADLEVIRVNDTYYYTASTMHYSPGAPVLKSYNLVDWEFVGNSVPELIFGDEYYLNGTSRAYVGGIWASSLQYRESNGLFYWYGCIQSGEMKTWIFTASDPAGPWTAQPPIDECFYDLGVLVDDDDTMYVAYGRYNISVAQLSPDGLKPVRNEVVWVDPVRYLEGARFYHIGSSYYIWLTKPADGQHVLKADSPWGPYTNRTVLDRMASPIPHSGTPHQGGIVDTPDGDWWYMSFLDAYPSGRIPVLAPLTWDEEGWPHIVTDEAGGWGKTYPMPVQTDKKVDAAGEYTDSFAGPRLSPEWAFNHNPDNSAWELGAGGLTLRTATVTDDLYSARNTLAHRILGPKSSGTFRLNVGNMADGDVAGVSIFRDESAYIGFRKEGSSLKLVAVHDVLAPESAGWQTTSNGTVVATASGCSVDLSGVADGTSDVYLRIVADLHPTFGVEADNPAQLLYSTDGENFTQLGPDYWCHNRWQYFLAFRFAVFNYATKSLGGSILVKEFTLKLVE